The Candidatus Cloacimonadaceae bacterium DNA window ATTATTATGCAAAAGAAAGTCCTTGACGAGAAATCGAGCGTGGTTTTATGGGAAACAGCGATGCTACTGATACAGTAGCAAGTGTCTATATGGCAAAGATAGGATGATGTTATGGACAGTATCATTGAAATACTAAAAGCTAAACACATTAGTTTGATTGAAGAGCCAATGATTTTTGACTCCATAGCTGTAGGGTCAAAAAGAAAAATTGAATATCAAGACGCGGGATATCCCACTATCACTGACGAGTTTTGGACTGCTAAGCAAAGACAAGCAGTTAGCATTCATGAAATTTCATATCGAGCATGTTTCAAGCCTCAATTACCAAACTACTTTATCAATCGTTTTACCCAAGAAAACGACATCGTATATGACCCCTTCAATGGAAGGGGGACGACATCGATTGAAGCAGCATTATGCAACCGCAACGTAATAGCAAACGATGTAAATCCTCTCAGCACTATTCTTACTAAGACTCCCAGGAAAAAACTCAATTTTTATGAATTTGCTCTGCCTGCGAGTTTGGGTTAGTAGTTGCCAGTTTGGGCAACATCATTTCAAAATGAGCCTGAATAACTGAATAATCTGATAAGATAGAGCCATTAGTCCGCAGAATTAGAGCCACCCCTCCGAATAATAGAGCCACTCGTTCCGAAGGTGAGAGCCACCTTGCCAATCAGGCATGATTTCAGACCATGGATTCATACACTAAATG harbors:
- a CDS encoding DNA methyltransferase, whose translation is MDSIIEILKAKHISLIEEPMIFDSIAVGSKRKIEYQDAGYPTITDEFWTAKQRQAVSIHEISYRACFKPQLPNYFINRFTQENDIVYDPFNGRGTTSIEAALCNRNVIANDVNPLSTILTKTPRKKLNFYEFALPASLG